From the genome of Streptococcus marmotae, one region includes:
- a CDS encoding MarR family winged helix-turn-helix transcriptional regulator, whose protein sequence is MTTDPLQEFKQLSHKMGTVFHTLAKEYDMNLLAGPQGHVLHYLALHDQEEIFIKDIEQKMKISKSVASNLIKRMEKNGFVVVEPSTIDKRKKIVRLSDSAREKSQRMGDFWAELRKQLVEGIAEEDLQVLSKVIRQLHQNLEKIEQKEKE, encoded by the coding sequence ATGACAACAGATCCACTTCAGGAGTTTAAGCAACTGTCTCATAAAATGGGGACGGTTTTTCATACCCTTGCTAAGGAATATGACATGAATTTATTAGCTGGACCGCAAGGGCATGTCTTGCATTATTTGGCCCTGCATGACCAAGAGGAAATCTTTATTAAGGATATTGAACAAAAGATGAAGATTTCAAAATCGGTGGCTAGTAATCTCATCAAGCGTATGGAGAAAAACGGCTTTGTCGTTGTCGAGCCGTCAACGATTGATAAGCGAAAGAAAATTGTACGTCTGTCGGATTCAGCTCGAGAAAAAAGTCAGCGTATGGGAGATTTTTGGGCGGAGTTGCGCAAACAGTTGGTCGAAGGAATTGCAGAAGAAGATTTACAAGTTCTCTCTAAAGTCATTCGACAACTTCATCAAAACTTAGAGAAAATTGAACAAAAGGAGAAAGAATGA